The following is a genomic window from Pseudopipra pipra isolate bDixPip1 chromosome 2, bDixPip1.hap1, whole genome shotgun sequence.
GATTTGTGTTTTCTCCCCTTCATGGGCTTATCAAAACTAGAGCAGCGCATTCCCTGCAAATTGCTCATCATGAGAAAGACAGGGAGGACTAAGAAGTCCCTGATGCCCCAGGCAGAGCATTGCCTGAGGGGCTCAGGGGAGCTGGGATCTACCATCAGCAGGGAACTGCATCTGCCTAGGGAACAGGATTCGTGCCAAATGTCAGGGAGAGTAGATGTGAGGAGGAAGAACAGCAGCTACAGCTTTCTGGAGGACAACATTTTATACTGCAGGATGATGGAAGACAGaccctgcagcctccccacctaatcAAGGGAAGGATCAGCATCTACTTCTGCCATTACTCCCCACCACTTCTGTACCCTCAGTCACTAAGCCTGCACCCTTTCTTACCCTTGGATCCTCCACAGCAGTCACGCTATCTCATCGTtatcctccctctctctctgtcctgCTGTCACAGTTCATCCTGACAGGACGGacacagaagcagcagaggcTGTCCCACCCAGCAGGTagctcctgctccaggctcCATGTGCCACCTTGGCAAAGCCTCCACcctccccccctctccccccccaccGTGGTCTGCTCGAGGTGAATTGAGGCTGACTGCCAAGCAGTTGACTCCTCACTCACACACAtctctgaatcccacccctgCTGTCCCAAATTCCCTCACTGTAGGTTTATCTGTTGTTTCAGAGGAGAAAGCTGAGGCCTACTGCTCTGTGACTGAAAGCTTTCATGTTCTTCGCTCCAAGTCATGCAGTTGATGTCACTGCCGCAGTTCTCTTCACACAGACAAAAACAGCATCACAacaactttttctttcatttctttgtttgtttgaaggTATCTTGCTACGTGACTTTTGTTATcaaagaaagcttttaaaacagCTTCACTCCTTAAGTTttggaaaaatgtgttttgccCTCAAAGAGGAACTTTTATAAACCAAGACAGCGATGCTGGCTAGAGGATAGACACTTAGCTGCATTTCTTTATTCCATTTGCATACGATATGGGAGAAGACAATAATTCTCTCTAATGTACCACATTTGCAATTCCAAAAGATTTGCTGAAAATTGTGCCTCCAAGTAACTCTTGGTCTGTAACACATCTAGTTTCCATAGCGTTAGACAATACTAAAACTACCACTAGCAGTCATCAGTTCAGGTGAGTTTTAAAAATCCTGCATAGAATTTCCAATATTAACTATATTTATATTAACTGTAAAATACACACTTTATACTACAGCCTCTGCCAGcaaggacatgtagtgatagCACAAGGtgtaatggcttcaaactgaaaaaagaataggtttagattagatatcaggaagaaattctttactgtaaggatggtgaggctctggaacaggttgcccagagaagttgcagatgccccatccctggaagtaggccaggttggacagggctctgagaaACTGGGTCTAGTGAAAAATGTCCCTGCCTACTGCAGGGCAGTTGGaattaaatgatctttaaggtcccttccaacccaaaccattctaagatTTTGTGACTTGCTTGCtggaaaaacacaaatattCAGAAGGGCTTTGTCTAAGGGCCTTATAGGTTCTCAGTGAAGACtcccctgctgcctccagccacATCCCCTGCCTGATGAGAGATGAGTCATGCAATCTTGCAGAAAGGAACTGCAGCGTTTATTGTGAACAAAACCAATGCGGGACGCGGTCGGGGGTTGTCAAAGTTCGCAGGGTCCACACTGGGTGATCATgttgctgcttcccagcctgCTTTACACCACAGAACCAGAGGAGAGCATTTTGTATGCTCAGGGTGGTGAAGTACAGGCAGGGCTTGATTGCACCCAGGCACTGAGCAGCCTGGCAGAAGGCACAAGCAATATCCAAATGCTAATCCAAGCTTCTGCGGTGACACACCACCAAGTCTGCTTCCACCTCAGACAGAAATTGGTGATGCTGCCTTTCTTGCCCTCTTCTGTCACCAGCGTTTACCTATGGAAATCTGTGGGGCATCTCACCTCTGCCCGCCTGGTGTTAGTAATACCTGCACTTTAGATCTTACAGCACCACCAGAATTTGTTGGGTCATGTTAAGGAAATGGTTTTAAAGATATCTATCTGTGACACTGCCTTCTATAGCTGAGTTACACACAAACttcttgtttgcttgttttgaaaTGAGCTGCAATAATTCATAAAAAGTGCCACGAACTTACCATGCACATGCCTAAAATATAGAAGGTTTTTTTAACCATGACTTATCTGTCAGACAGCCCCAGCCTAGAAAGTGTCCCAGCTATTGCCTGGGTGATGCAGCGCCATAGTCAGGCTGGaaaacaactgcaaactcaTGCGTGTGGCTTCTCAGAGTGCTGGGTTCATAGGCTGCAGGACAGGATCACCCATGTCCAGTCACACCACTGTTCCAGGGATAACCCTGTAATGGCACAGTCAAGGGATTTGATATCACCAATGATTCTGCGAGTCTGTGACATTGGTTTTACCCACCATCGGGGACCACTTCTCTAAAGGTGAGCATGAGCCACCTCCTCCTTGCAGAAAGTGCTATGCAGTTTGGCATCCTCTCTCACACCTAAGGTGGCTTAGGTGtcacaaaaaaattatagaTGGATAAAGATAGGCAAACCCtcatttcccttccctgcacctcACAGTTCAGGCAAGACACCAGAGCAGGGCTTGGTGAGCTAATGATGCACACAAATGTACTTGCACATTAACACCCACATTCCAGCAGGGACTAGTTATATACCATTGTCCTACAGCTTCTTCTGGGCTGACTCTGTTCCCTAGACTGCCCAAGTCAGCTCTAGTCAGCAGTAACTTGTTATCAACTTTCCTTTGTTTGGCTGTGCAAAAACTTGAAAATCAGCCTGTACTTGCagtgaaaaccagaaagaaacaattattaaataacaaaactttaacatttccaaaacaagttagaaaacacatttattttttttggggggggggggaacaaaACCATGGcaaggaaagggaggggaacCACTAGAAAGGAACAATAGCTAGGCACAAACACATACAGTTAAAGGAAGAGCACAGGCTGCAACACTTCTGACCCCAAAGTTACAAAACTTTTGCCCCATTGCTGAATGGCAGCTTCAGTGGGAAAGGACAGAGAACCAGCCATGTCCCATCTGCCTAATAAAGACCTCTCACATCTCAGACTCCCATCTCAATGGGAAAAATCCTTCCCAGACTGGGGTTACTCTAGTGGTGGTGTTAACAGCCTCCaggcacccccagccctcccagggctcaCAGCGGGAAGGCGGCACTGGGGTGAATTGGACCCGGGATGCACCAGCCCGGCAGGACAAGGCTGGCCCAGCTCTCTCCCCCTCAGCACCTAAACACTGCCACCTTCCCCAGTGCACCTCAGAGCACCCTTCAGCCTTTGAAGCATATGCTGGAGTCGACTGTCCCCTACCTGCCCCTGCCAGAATGTGCAGAAGTAAAGCAAAGCTGCCTCTGCCCCCCCCCGTTTTGGTGACACTGACCCACTGACAGTCTCCACccagctgctcctgtgctgcCTGCGGGCAGCTGCCACCCCAAGCACTCAGCCTCACATGTTTGTCACTCAACTCATAGCCTTTGAGGAATGTTTGTACTGAAAGGAGACAGTGCAGCACCATAAGGAAAAGAATTATCATCTCACTCCTACCGTGTAAAATCCGATTCCTGTGGCAGCCTTAAAAAACGGAGACAGGCTGAGTCACCACCAACACAGCTCACAAGATCCAAAAATCTTCTAAAGAGAATCACAGGACAAGGAAACAACAAGAACAACCACCTATGATTGGGTGTCACTGATGCAGAGCCTTGACACGAACACAGAGATAAAGGACTCCCAGGGAAGCGTGCAGCCatcccaccagctccctcacCTGGAAAAGAAGCGTTCAGTTTACCCTGCATTTTGCTGGGGTACTCACAGACCTCGTTGGATGGTATTTACAAGGCACATCTTAAATCTGTTTCCGAGGGATTCACAGCACAACGTCAGCGCGGTATAAAACAGGGGCGAAATGAcaagggaagagagggatgCAACATACACCTCCCCATCCCTTTTGATCCCAATATGTGCCATATGCAAAATATGTTACTCTACCATGCATTTCTAGCTCATTGGGCTAGTTTAACATCAACATGCCTCACTTCTGACTGTCAAAGTTGTCTTATGTGGTAAATACCTTGCTCCTGCAGCGCtacctgcagccccagggcagctgtgccagggactcAGCTACCTGCTGCCAGGGACAGAGCCCTTGCCCTCTCCTCACCTCATCCTTCCTCCCTGCAGGTCTACCCCAGCTGCTCCACGTGCAAACCTCCCCTGAGCAGAACAGGACATGCGTAGCAGCAAGACTTGCCTAAGAGATGCTATAAattgctgctgtctgtgcaAACAGCACAGCACCAAACAAGCCCACGTGCACAGGCAGATGGCCAGCTTCAGCTTGCAGTAGCTAAACCATTACACTGAAGGCACTAATGCTTGCACTGATAAACAATCTCAGCACTATAATCAATGTTTCTGCCAAAGTCGTACACCCAGGCCCCAGGCACCCCCCTGCTGCAGGAGGCCAGCTGGTGATGGTGCTGGTTTAGCTTGGTAATCCAAGCAGGACCCTGGTGAAAGGGCACCAAAAGGGGAGCAAAGCCAGTTATCACCCTACAGCCCCCACCACTGTCCTGGCCCCAGGCAACAAGCAGTAAGGGCCAGATCACAGAGGGTGTGGAGCTCGGATAAACACCCTGCACACAGATCCCCGGCTGAAACCTCCACTGAGTTTCTTCTGCAGGGCCTGTGAAAAAATGCCTTGAAATCTCCTaagaggagattttttttctttctcaggaaATTTCTGGCAGGTCCTTAGTTTATGTCTGGGACTGGCAGGCCACCACAATCCCCCTGTCATGCCTGTCCTTGGCTGGCAAAGACATGGCAAAGACAttgggtgggcagggagcaggaggaactGCTCAGCTTGTTTCAGGCTGTCACCTGGGGCTCCACAGTTTAGCTGCAGCTCTGttatcaggcaaagcatcaagGAGCTGCCCAGTTTTGTTTGTTAGTGAACCTGTCAGCTCGTGGCAGTGCGGCCTTGAAGCCACGGGTGTGCTTTtccttatattttcttttttcctttttaaatgagGTTAGAAGGTCTGACACCTCATGTCTTTTCCCTGCTAAAATTTGCCAGACCGATTCTTACACACAAATGAGACTATGGGATGCAAAGGACAAGTGTCACAGGCTTCAGGGTGGAACAGCAAGCATGTCAGGTCAGTCATCAGTTGGATCCGGGAAACAGTCCGAGGCATCTTCCTGGCTTTCTGCATCAACTATGACCTCAGGGTCTGGCAGTTCCTCAGCTTCTATCTGCACTGCTAAGTTTTCTTCTGCCAGTGGCTGGGGCTCAACGCCTTGACCAGTCTGGGCAGCAtctggaaaaaggagaaatggtTTATATTATTGCCCACGCCATGGTTCGCCGTCCTGGGACTATTCATTTACTGAGCTGTCCATCGTGTCTCCAGACTCTTGGGCACTGAAGGTCTCTGGCCTCTTAGTACTGAAGTACTTTAGTACTTCTAGTACCAAACCTTTAGTACCAAAAAAGCCAAATCTATTCACTTACATCTGAATAATTAAAGGTGGCTAACAGCACACATTTAATACATTCTCACCTACTTTCCACACGCACCTCCACTTTTTACTTAAttgtaaaaaatttaaatatggGCTACTTTTTTAGTCAAACTGACaatgtgttaattttttttttaaaagatctaCACTtgaatatattaatattaaacaGTGAcctgaaaggctttttttttttcctttctttcttgctcTATGTTCATGAGTagcttttaatattttgaaagcaGAGTAAAGCAGCATCCAAGGTTAGACATAAAGCACAGCggagctgctggaggctgtGCACGGTACAGTGAAGGACATCAGAAGTGGAGACAGCAGTGCTGAGACCAGGCTATGACCTATGTAATATTGCTCCAGTTCACGATGTCTCTGCTAAACCTACTTCAGCTCATGACGGTGCATTAGTAGGGAAGGTGTTGCCAGCATTTTTGTTTGTGAAACAAAAATCGTGGGAAACATAATGCAAAAAGTGGGAGTATTAATATCAAGCACTTACAGAACAGGAGATTTCTGAAGGGTTTTTATCGCTGCGCTCTCTTGACTGTATTGTGCTAAAGCTGTAGGGGGTTTATGCTCGGTTTctttgaagaattaaaaatattcccACTTTAGTCTCAATTTAAGGAAATACACAAGCCTCTGGCTCTGATGGGATTTAGCTGTGTTTATAGCTCAGCATTTTTGGTTCATGCTGTCTTGAAGATGAGTGCTTACAAAAACAATGCtgatttttataaaatgttaCTGATGAGAAGGGGAGAGGGGCGATAAAATTGCAGGAAAACTGCTAAATTTCGAGGGGTTGCTGTTTTTGAGATATGTGTTTTAGCACAGGTGATACTGGGATAGTTACTGGCAGTCCCCTCTATGGGATGCTTATGGGATGGCTGCTGGTACATCTCAGAGCTGAGTGGGGGTGAGAGTTACCCctgtgcaggagctgagcaAGAGTAAGGTGCTGATAAATGACTTGCTGCGGCTTCTGTCATCCGGACAAGATGCAGCACCTTCCTTGTGCCCCAGACTCCTCTCTACAGTCACCTCCACCCCCACCACCCACAAACATACACTGTGTCCTTCATCCTCCTAAACAGGGTATCTGCCCCACTTCAGAAAAGTCGCTGGACGCACCAGGCTTTGGAGGGCGGTCAGCTTGGGCAGCTTGAGCCTCGACGTGGTCTCCATTGGGGGGGCTCTTCACACCTTCACTGGACACCACTGACATGGTTAGTCCGtcatccttctcctcctctgtaAAGCCAAAACTGCAGACTTGAAGGAAAGaggccccccccagccctccagcctCAGCATGTCCCTTGCAATGCCAGACCACCAACACCTTTGTGCCTCCTCCTCACGCAGCACTGGCTCCCTTCCCAGAGCAGACAGATGCCAAGGACAGAGGGACATTGCCAACCTGTCACAGACCAGCTTGGCCATGCTGGCAGCTTCACAGCTTGAGGTGGCCTCACAGGGATGGGCAGATTGCACTCAGGGACTGGTGCTGACAGAGGACTGCCATCAGAAACCTTCGGGTCATTCCAGGATCAGACCAGAATGAGGTTCAGTTTTCTTGCCCATAGAAAAGGTTTTGCTGTGGGTTTTGTCTGGCCAGGAGCGCATGGCGGCAAGTGTGAGGTGaataaagggaaaggaaggtttGGTTCAAGATCCCCCTGGCCATAACAGTTGCCTATCAGCAAGCAGATTACTGCTCCACCAGGTCGAGGAAGGACGGGCTGGAGGACAAGCAGCCACCCAGCAGAGAGCAGTTTATTCTGAGGCTGTGTCAACCCCAGCCTGCATAAACACAGACCTCTCTGAGACTCATCCCAGGGGGTCACAGCACTCTCCACTCAcctgagggcacagggatgAACTTGTGTTTCCTCTTCACGCAGCAACATATGACTGAGGGCACAACCACCAGCAGGATAAGCACACCCACTGCACACCCTGCCAGGATGTAAATGAACCATGGGTACTGCAGCAGGTCTCCTGCAAGAAGGACATGGCATTGTTAGGCACCAGAGTGGACAAGTTTCTTTCTTCCAGGGGGAGAAACCCTGCAGCTGGATTAAAGCATGTGGGCAGCACTGTTGCTCTGGGTTGGATCAGGGAAGCTGGTACAGTGAACTGTGGCAGAGCATGAGTTACATCACAGTGTTTAAGTATGGTGTGGAACTTTTCATTAGGAGAACAGGCCTGTGTGACTATGCTGTGTGCCTTATTTCTGCCTGCTCTGATCAGCAACATCTGAGATAATTTCTAAGTTTTAATCAAGATTAAGAGGGAAGGTAGTGGTTTAAAAGACAGTACATTTCAACAAGTGTTATGGAAACAAGCAGCTGAGAAGAGGAGGGAGACCTAGGGAGTCATCTCCTGctgaaggaaaagctgcagtcCACCCTCAGAGCTTATATTAGGCCCAGAGAATCCGCTCAGGACAGCCACGAAAGGACTGCTCCAACCTCAGAGCAGGTCTGAGCAGAGCCTGCACTCCTCAGGCACCAAAGGCTGCAGCCACCAGAGCCAGAGCTGTAGGAAACCGACTccactgctgctcagagaaggATTTCTCTCTGTTCCCCTGCCCAGCCGAGATGATGCAAAGCCCCCAGCAGGAGGCGAGGGCTGCAGATGGCTCAGCAGAAGGCCACGCACAAGTCAGTGGTAATTATTACCCAGCTCAGCGTCCCTTGCTCAGGGTTGCTTTGACGGGTCAGACCTGCACGTtcgctgctgctgagcaggggaGCTGGTAGGGGGCATCACACACTTGCAGGAAAGAGAAACTCATCCAGACTTGCTCCTTCACCGAGACAATTTGCTCCAACCGGGGGCAGCCAGGAGGAAAACTCTCCTTCTCATACGAAAAAACCCCATGCAATTCCACTATTGCTGCAATATAAATTCCTTAAAACTCCTTAGGTAAGCCTATGCCATCCTTTTCCAAATCATTTAACTTGTTTTCAGCTGCACACATGCCTACatagcacagcacagcactgcagcaacCAACAGGATCATTTGGAGCTTATTTTCAAGCCCTCCAAAGCACAAATTGCTCCATATctccagaggctgggaaggattTCAAATGTTCCAAGTCATACTACACGCTGTCATAGTCAACACAACTCACCAGGACAGTAAAAACAACAGTGTGTGCTCCTGTGTGTGAAACCACATGTACTCATGGTATTTTCAGAGTCCTTTTTCCAGTCTCTTTtgccaagttaaaaaaaaaaacatactcAAGAGAAAACTttaagcaaaacagaaataatttccttaataattttatttcctttttgataAAAGCTTAGGGAAAATTATCAAAGGCATGAATAttagttggatttttttcctgaatttttttcctaaaaatttgCCATTCGTTGGAAAGGTCTTTTTGAGATAAAATATTGTGttaaaaataagcaataaaCAAGTAATGAATCAATAAATGTCTTTTATATATGTTGACTTGTTAAGTTCTGAACCCTCTTCTTTAGATCTCGAGTGTTCAGAGCCCTTTGATGCCTGGAAAGTTCACAGCATTTCTGCCAAATTGTTTTATAGTAACGATTATTCAAAATCAGTCATCAGTCAACAGGCTGCCCAAATAAGTGTTTTTACATAGATCTTCCACCTACAGTGGAAAAACTAAATTCAGCCCTTGGCCTGGAAGAAATAATAACCCACAAAAATAATGACTTAGTCATTAATTAATTTACGCAAACTCATTTCTCCATTCTTTTTACTAGTATTTAGAATTGCTTTAGTTCACATTTTACAAATGTGGTTGCATTTGGTGACTAAAGTAGAATCACCAttgctttctttctctcagAGCCTTCCAAATACACGTTCATGAGCGCGTCCATCCCAACAGAGCCACCGCTGAGTTCCCCTGGGGGCTCTTCAAGAGGAAATGGGGAACTGATATCGCACCCAGGGGACTGGGCAGCCACCCAGAACCAACGATGGCAACTGTCAGCACTCACATGGTTTGTCACAGGGCTCGACTGAACAGCTCACGGGCGTTCACATCCTTGTTCCCCAGTGCCGTGGCCAACTCGGGTCCGGCTGCGCCGAGCGGCCTCCGGCCAATTTCACCGGACAAAACCGGGCTCGCTGCTCCACAACCACAAACGCCAAACCTGCACAGACTGGCCAGCGGTGCCAGTGTGACCAGGCACAAACAGCCCATGGCGTTTCTGCTGGATGCCAGCATGCTGGATTGGGGTTTGGGCCAGTAAGTTTGCTTTCACACTGACTGTATGCCAACCACAGAAGAAAAGACAGTatctgctgcagtgctggagtGTCTCTGACAATTTCTAAAATGCTGGGTGCTATTAGAGAGTACAATTTCTCTAGCAGCAggtaattaaattaattacGGCTAAATTAGTCAAAAACCTTGTGGTTAAATTATGCATGTAGCTCTGATGTAACTCTTGATAACCATCTTTGCTGCCACAGAGCAGAATAACCTTCTCTACTGCAGGTGCAAATGAAATTATACCCAAGGATCCAAATTTTCTGTCTCATTAAACTATGGCCCCACTCAAGCATTTATGAATAGTTTGCAAATGGATAAAGTCCCAGCCTTCTCGCAGTGCTACATATCTGAGCAGGGACATTCCATAAGTAAAAATGACTTGTGTCTCTACCCACTTCTGATGGTGTGGGGTTGATGGAGAAACATTTGCACAGACTCACAAATCTTTTTGTTTCTGACCTAGATAGGCAAAACACCTTAGCTGAGTCCAGGAGCAACAGGGCTGAACTAGCAGAGGTGTTTTTATAAGGATGCATAGAAACTGGAAGGCCATCAGGGTCATGGATGAATGTCAGAGTAGAAAGCAGCATGTGTTTCTAAACTGGCACTGAGAATCAGTGCACAGAAGGGTGCAAGGTCTCTATCACTgggaagcaggaaaacagaCAGATAGAGATTCAtccttgctgcagagctgggtaAAAGGACCTCCTGAACAAACTTTCATCCCATCAGTGATTTTAGGTTGTGTCAGTCCAAGAcacaggagggagaaggaagtCAAGAGGTCACTTTCTGAAGGCAGGATGTGCTAAGTCTGGAAGGCAGCTGCCAGGGGACAGAAGAGTTCAGCATTTTGAGGACACCGACAACTCCTCAGTTTGCTGCTGGAAGAGACCAAGAGGCAGATTTTCTGGTTACTCACCGTAGCTACAAGACAG
Proteins encoded in this region:
- the LOC135408226 gene encoding uncharacterized protein LOC135408226 isoform X2, whose amino-acid sequence is MSKGDGVCSTTVLNDALLAKCGNSASRCLNWLNGSLELKSVEKEDEGKYEFVFPNATSYFALEVFEPTIGIQCFPNGTAELSCNATSTESMTFRWQLSGKELSAPGACVTDGGRKVRLDKTVPGEFVCVVSHGSSVTRTRPVALSCSYGDLLQYPWFIYILAGCAVGVLILLVVVPSVICCCVKRKHKFIPVPSEEEKDDGLTMSVVSSEGVKSPPNGDHVEAQAAQADRPPKPDAAQTGQGVEPQPLAEENLAVQIEAEELPDPEVIVDAESQEDASDCFPDPTDD